CTGTTACGGGTGAGATTTTACTCAGCAGTTGAAGGATTGTCAGAGATTATTGTCAAGTCTGAAATCCACTTATTCTATTCACTCTATTGCGTGATTAGATTTCAGTGTGTTTAAGTGTTATCTATATCTGTCTAAACTAATAACTTGGTACCTATATAGACTGCATGATACTTTCCGTGTTTTACAATTTCAacgtaatttcatttttttttttttacattttatgcgcaatgccattatattCTAATATTCTGTATTGATTGGCATTTGCCAACAATTCTCAAATAGTGTTGGGAATCCTACAAAGCTTGATATTATTTATACAATTTTAGGTATTCACATGGCTGTATCAATAGCTcttaaaaatatttttcaataaGTGAATACTCTTAGTTATGATCAGAGTTAATAGACAAGAGCAAATGAAATTCAGTCATTCCAATTCATCGGATTTACGTTAAGATGAATCAAGATATcggaaataaaaatgaagaacTATTGACAATTTTGACGGCTGATGCTgattatgtgttttgttttgtttttcaatttgtgTCAAAATAATGTAGGTGAACTGGATGAAGAGACGTACGCGTTGATGAACATGCCTCGGTGTGGTATGCCGGACATGTCCGAAGACCGGGAGAAAGATATGGTTCGGCGCAAGAAACGTTATTCACTGTCGGATCAGCGTTGGCCAAGGAACGAGTTGACTTGGCGTATTAACTCGCGCACGCCTGACCTGAGTGCAGCTGCCGTCGACCAGATCATGGAAAGAGCACTGAAAGTGAGTATCACAGCCCTTTTACCCCGGCCTGAGGCTAAATGGGCTCTCTCTTCTCTTATTTCTCGTACAGTACTTCTTTTACTTGAGAAGGAAATGTaacattttcttatcttttttgctTCATGTGAACGACGTAATGTGTATAATTTAAAGCTTCCAGTTAACATTTAAGGCTACAAATGAACAACACTTACAGTATATGCATGATCAAAACAAGGCAGGGAATGAGTAATGGAAAACAATCATCACGACAGCTAGGGAGTATGACTAGGGAGAGCGACAAATGCGTTACGCAGTCAGTGTATCGCTTGAATCAAAAGTAAAGAACTTAAtttctgaaagaaagatattattcagaggggtggaGGTTCAGGTGCGATTTTCTGTAACTACATTGGTTACAGTGTCTCTCCTTCCGTCACGTACGTCACGTACTGTTCTTGATAGCCTTGATTTTGACTGAAatgtatttctacatttttatttactCATCGAATGTTAATAATTATGAATTTGTTTCAGAACCTCCAAACTCAggttttgagattgacgtactGCAAGGGGCTGGAGTGACTTTTTTATATTCGTGAATTTGTCATTTTGATCTttctgcttaaaaaaaaaaaaaaaaaaaaaaaggtaacctGGAACGTAAATGTTTAGGAAAATGGCCGTTTTTTCCTGGTTACCACTGTGGTTCATGCAAATTTCTGCTCTATAGGTCTGGAGCGACGTGTCAGCACTCAGCTTTACAAAAGTGACCAGCGGGGATGCCGATATCATCATCGACTTCGTGCGAGGTAGACATACTGCTTTGGACCCCAACGATTTCGACGGACCCGGCAACGTTCTCGCGCATGCCTTCTTCCCCAATAGGTTTAGTAGCATTGCAGGCGACGCCCACTTCGATGAAGACGAACTGTTCACAGAAAATACAAACCAAGGTTTGTGTGATGCTCCAATGCATTCcttttcaagaaagaaaaatgcactTGGTCGGTGTTTTTACGGCTGTTGTTATTGCTGCTTTAGTTTTCCTAGTGCACATCTTGCAATTCGTTGAAATGAGGCAAACATGTTGCTATGCAAACTTATCGTGACTTCCTAGAATTAATCTTCATTGCTTTGAGGCTAAAAGAATAAATTGCAGGAAATGGACACAATATGTCAtacagatggaaaaaaaaaaaagaatatctacCCATCGCTGTGTCAACATTCTACGCTGAAACACGGAAActgaatatatttgtataatattgactggtcttgagggagataccagaaaatattctttcagtgcgggctatattttctggtatctccctcaaggccagtatcatgattattacctatcccctgggtaaattaggaaaatataTGAATACGGCTATACATTATGATAAAGATCGAGCCACATTTGACTTACCTGTAGATCctcaccaacatgtcgaattgttgcaaaattgttcatcaatgtacatCGTTGAACTCCAACTTCCAAGATACATATTATGTAGTTATAACTGGCGAACTTCAAACCTCTGAACTATTTacactttgtttttgcttctgtttcaatttggagagttgtaataactgatggtcactgtgcagatattgagcacaaatggactcattgtttgacgcgtagtgctgctggaagaggtcgaccttgtatgaattgatttattggtgttcttctgcggtgcgagTGTCCCGGATTTTGTGAATGTCTCCTCTTTGTGATTGaccggaatgtttacatgtaaaggGAATGGCGAAACCCGGAAGAAGGATGATACCCACGGATATTGCCCGCTGACCTTTACGACCGATCAAAATCGGTACAACTACAATTGCCCTCAAAACTACCTCATATaggtaataataattatgttttatcGTTGTCTCATGGTACTGTTATCCAACCTTCCAATATTTTTGATGGTATACAGGGAATAAGTACCCGTTAGTGCTTTACTCTCATTTGACATTGCATGTACATTGCTGGTGTTGGTGAGCATATTCTAATAATATGTGAAGGTTTTGAACTGTTCACTTATCACTAATTTAGTGAAATGAATTTCTAATATCTATATCAATGTATTCAGTTATGATGAATCTGAGTATATTCACTCTTCACCTTTTGCTCAGGAATCAACCTGTTCCAGGTAGCCGCTCATGAGTTTGGACACAGTCTAGGCCTCGGTCATTCTCAGATCCAGGCGGCCCTGATGGCGCCTTACTACCGAGGTTACGTTCCAAACTTCGAACTCCACGAAGACGACATAGCCGGGATACAGGCTCATTATGGTGAGTTTATAGTCTTCACGTCTCTCTCCATCAACGGAGGATATTATCATAGCAACACTTTTAATGAAATTAAGCACGCTATTTTACCTCTTTAGTCGGTAATGTAGATTTTCCTTCAAGTCACAGGTCTCAGTATagcaaaatatttgaaatggtTTCTCTGACATTGATTTTAAACagtcacatttacataatatgctaCGTTTAtgagaatccccccccccccaaaaaaaaggctgAAGTGAAGTTTTCTTAACACAAAATCACCCCATGTCTCTATACATCAAGTATTTCAAAATGATGTAAATTCAAAAGGCTAGAAGAAAAAAGCTGATATATCGTTAACGTTAATGAATGTCTCACATGAAATTCGTTTCGtggaagaaaacaaatcagCACTTAGTTATTGTGTAAATCATTTTCGCTGTAGGTTTGTGAGCGAATCGTTCCAGTTGGATCTTGAAAAAGAGTGGACAACATGACAATTCGATATCAATGTGCACTTCTTACGCTCTCAACTAATAGGCCTACCGTCTAGTAAAAGCATGATACCTTACTCATACACACGCTTTGCTCTCGACACTTTTCCGTGTTAACTACGGTCATTGACAGGTCCTAATGTCGGCGTGCCGGAAGAGATGGGCACTCCATTGACCCCAGTGGAAAACTGCATGGGAGATGTGTCCTTTGTCACACGGACACAAGATGGGAGCGTATACATCGGAGTAGGTGAGTATGACGAACTTATGACTTTTCtggactttttttaaaagtaatATATGCCTCTGAATCGAAACTTGATAACTTTTCTTTACTGCAAGGAAAAATATGCATTTTGATATGCACTCATATCAATATTTATTCATCATAAATCAGATATTGAAAACGTAATTCGAACAACCAACACTTTCTCTTTGCCAGGTACACAAGTGTTCAGAAGAGTTAACGGCCAACTTGTCGCGGGATACCCCAAGCCAATCAGTGAGGAGTTTCCCGGTCTCCCCAATGAGCTGGATGCCGCTTTCTTCTATGAGCCATGGGGAAGGACATATGCATTCAGGGTAAGTCTGCACCACTGAGTCTACAAATAAGCAAACAGCTTGTATCATCAAACAGGTACGAAAACAGCTTTACTACTTTACACTGTAAGAGATCAATCTTTGCTTTAGACTTAACGTCTGACCTGGGTAGTTGTCTTGTGAAGTTCGCCGAGGACGGAAATACAGTAAGTAGAATTATGTTAAGCATAATCGAAGCATGAACAAAAATGAGGAATATACGGCACAATTACTGAGATATATTAGCGTTTGTGATTCTTGATGTAGTACACCAAGATTGTGCGTACTGAAACAATTTGTGGAACAATGTCGAAATATTAATTTGGAgatataatgtaaaaaaaaaaaagaagaaagaaatagcGCATGATCGTTCCTGCTacgggttttgttttttttttccgacctGTTATCCACTTGATCCCTGTCTTTCTATCGCGCATCTAATTTACCAGGGTGCTCAGTATTGGCGTCTGACCAACCGGAACATCGACCGCGGATTTCCACGCAGTATTGCTGACTTTCGTGGTCTTCCATCTGATCTGTCTTCAGCATTTGTTTGGAGTGGAAATGGTCGAGTCTACTTGACAAAAGGTAAGGATAAAGgagatttaatttctttctttattggTCCAAAATTACGTATAAAAACATGGCatggaaaattgttttttacacaaaatgtgaaaaaaatagtcatgataatgattgtttatagaataaaccgtctacagttatggttttctgagaaaaaatagtgataactccttatattttaggttttattgcgaaTCTTAcgtgtggtaggatgttttgtgagaCAACAACTGACCTTCATACTGTATATGCATCAATGTGCTAACTCGAACATTTTAaacactgctcccaatggttaACAATACTACAGCTACTGCTAGCTGCACCACCAAAATCCAACCACAATTCCCAATGTATTTCAAGCAATTAAGCTGATTCTTGGACGCAACACCGTGACCGAGTCTGATCACAAGCAGTGAACAGCAGAGTGATAGTAGCCGCACCAGTAGGAAAACAATCAAGAAGCAGGAAAATACGAGTACTCGGCAATGTTTTCTCTCTGGTGGTGATATCGCCGTCGTCAGTATACGGTAAAGTAAGCTGACAGGGGAtagaaatgaagacaaaataataCTTATTCTCTGCCTTAGTGACTTTTGCTAACGCGAATATGGCAGGCTGTCACGTGATTAGGTATGTAATGTGTAATCACAAAAGTTTCTGTTGGGCCTACGGTAGACAGCACGAAATCAATGCTGTCGCATAAGCTTCGCCTTGCGTTATTACAGCGTTGCCAGTTTTTGTTCTTTCCAAACACCGTTAGTGGTTTGATGGCCCACGTTATTACTAGTTAATGCCCAATTTTGTTCCCCCAGTCTACGTACAGCTAAGTATAAGTGGTAAACTCAGTTTGGAATTATAATTTCCACGTCTCCCGACAGGAAACCAGTACTACCGCCTCTCGACATATCTACGTAGAGTGGACCGGGGCTACCCTCGCCCACTAGCTGTCTGGGGAGGGCTTCCTTCTACGGTAGACGCAGCATTCCAAGACAGCAATAGGTTTACATACTTCTTTTCGGGTTTAAACTATTACCGATTCAACGATAACACCTTTCAAGTCGACAGCGGCTACCCACAGAGTGCAGCCGTCATGTTTTTGCAGTGTGACCCGGcagaacttgaacttgaatcaTCGACTCCTACGTCAGACGCAGCGCTGACGATACCCTCACTGCTCACTCTTGTGCTTCCCGCTCTTTGGGGGTTTTGTCAGTATGGCCATTAATCACTTTGGATTCACTCTTTGACAACCTCACAAGGTTTCTAGAAATTACCGTGTACCCTGATGACACAAACGATTAGAGTGATGCAAAGGTCGATGTGAATTTTTTACTTAACAGTGTACACTGATCAGTCTTTAGATTCATTCTGTGTGATCTAACgatttgggggtttttttgcttttgcttttccTTTTGTGAATTAGTATAACGATAATCAGGATTTGGGGGTAATCTGGGAATAAGGTAACTactgatttatatatatatatatatatatatatatatatatatatatattctggaTAATGTTAATATCATACCCATGTGTCATATGTCAAAAGTCCttcaaaagaaatcaaagagtattactgtgtgtaaattgtcatCTTTGGTGCCACTCCAGATGTACGTCTGTGTCTGAAGCTGTCTTTAACTCAGATATTGATTGGATATGTGATCCCTGTCTTCTGTCAGAACTTCCATTCAGTACATGCCTAGACGAGTCTGAATATGATCGAGATGAGTCAATTAACCATCCTCCTttgttacatgtaaatgtaaACGATGAAATTGATCTGTATCCCCCTGAACACAGTGAGGTAGAGGAGAAACTTCAATCTTTATCCTCAAGTAAAGGTCTTCTTATTTCACATCTAAATGTCTGTTCACTCACTAAGCATTTTGATGAGATAAAACTGTTATCACATTCtaaaatagatattttcactCTGAGTGAAACTcatctatttgatttgatcggTAATAATGAGCTGAACATAAAGAATTATAATTTAGAAAGATTAGATAGGAATCGTTCAGGTGGAGGCATTGCATTGTATATCAATGACAACATCAATTATCGTATGAGATATGACCTAATGCACGATAATTTAGAATGTATTGTAGCTGAAATATGTTTAGAAAGACAAAAGCCATTTCTAGTTGTAATCTTTATCGACCACCGAATGCAAGATCAGAAGTGTTTAACCTCATACAAGAATGTTTTTAGGTTCTGGAAGACACAggctatgaatatatcatcctTGGAGGCCTTAATTGTGACATGCTGTCGAGTCCTAAGAAGTGGCAGGCAGAAAAATTATCtga
The nucleotide sequence above comes from Diadema setosum chromosome 5, eeDiaSeto1, whole genome shotgun sequence. Encoded proteins:
- the LOC140228793 gene encoding interstitial collagenase-like, whose protein sequence is MALGLSLMLIACALAVTGGDRVDTPEEAMAYLNKYQYLQTSEMKDGMPMTNDIYVQVIKYFQEFNNMTVTGELDEETYALMNMPRCGMPDMSEDREKDMVRRKKRYSLSDQRWPRNELTWRINSRTPDLSAAAVDQIMERALKVWSDVSALSFTKVTSGDADIIIDFVRGRHTALDPNDFDGPGNVLAHAFFPNRFSSIAGDAHFDEDELFTENTNQGINLFQVAAHEFGHSLGLGHSQIQAALMAPYYRGYVPNFELHEDDIAGIQAHYGPNVGVPEEMGTPLTPVENCMGDVSFVTRTQDGSVYIGVGTQVFRRVNGQLVAGYPKPISEEFPGLPNELDAAFFYEPWGRTYAFRGAQYWRLTNRNIDRGFPRSIADFRGLPSDLSSAFVWSGNGRVYLTKGNQYYRLSTYLRRVDRGYPRPLAVWGGLPSTVDAAFQDSNRFTYFFSGLNYYRFNDNTFQVDSGYPQSAAVMFLQCDPAELELESSTPTSDAALTIPSLLTLVLPALWGFCQYGH